From a single Arachis hypogaea cultivar Tifrunner chromosome 3, arahy.Tifrunner.gnm2.J5K5, whole genome shotgun sequence genomic region:
- the LOC112778166 gene encoding uncharacterized protein has translation MLFGLKNAGATYQRLMNKVFANHIGKLIEVYVDDMLYEAQIAIKSQYLADFVAEYTDTPRTPIDWNLYVDGSSNKARIGAGVILESDQGTQLELSLRFKLPASNNQAEYEAQLAGLKLVREVGAQKLTIFSDLQIVTSQIEGRYQAKDPTMKKYLDKTREQLENFMGYEI, from the exons ATGCTGTTCGGGCTCAAGAACGCGGGGGCTACATATCAGAGGTTGATGAACAAAGTATTCGCCAACCATATTGGGAAGCTGATagaagtctacgtagacgacatgctg TACGAAGCTCAGATAGCCATCAAGTCTCAGTACCTGGCCGACTTCGTCGCAGAGTACACCGACACCCCAAGAACCCCCATTGACTGGAACCTCTACGTTGACGGCTCATCAAACAAAGCCAGAATTGGAGCGGGCGTTATCCtagaaagtgatcagggaacccaacTCGAACTCTCCTTAAGGTTCAAGTTACctgcctcaaataaccaagccGAGTATGAAGCCCAactggctggtttgaagctggttaGGGAAGTTGGAGCccaaaagcttaccatcttcagcgATTTACaaatagtcacctcacaaatagaaggaagATACCAGGCaaaggatcccactatgaaaaaatatctagacaagaccagagaacagctcgAAAATTTCATGGGATATGAGATTTGA